One part of the Podarcis muralis chromosome 3, rPodMur119.hap1.1, whole genome shotgun sequence genome encodes these proteins:
- the UTP25 gene encoding U3 small nucleolar RNA-associated protein 25 homolog codes for MGKRKARRQQQLISSLSKKQKKHLKDFGEEHPFYDRVSGKEKPTQICELSDTSEQSNSESDTENDSEQASVYHKLLATLKTAPYSDSEDDEDESEGGSNKGDAEVGSDDEYEEDEGEVEDEDNDSNAPDPPESDQEAPLQKNSQEEPGDPEASSDLKHEATEEFTDVQHESEFSLETNFIEEECGDPSADGKESSGSADIAKDPFKCHVEEELEEKQIDKILACSKSTSQVKWPALGQLVFSSKLEKFGMVKPDKEVDLKRLHLRKPLASAWPKVNSPFLSTQVKSKEQPFTLLQKELFCIMNSYKDLFYPERTALSNGEEVRQVYCLHALNHVLKANAQVLGNNAKRRDQKPGTDDDSFRDQGLTRPKVLIVVPFRESALRVVQIFISLLESTSQKKIDVSNKKRFKGEFGSDPEEKPPNLKRPEDYEAVFAGNIDDHFRLGVSVLQKSIRLYAPFYSSDIIIASPLGLRTVIGAEGENKRDYDFLSSIEILIIDEADIYLMQNWEHVLHLMNHINLLPLESHGVDFSRVRMFSLNNWSKYYRQTLLFSALQDPQINSIFNKHCFNYRGQVAVRNIPLKGSISHVVVQLPHVFRKLEAENSISAIDARFHFFIEKVLPENRDAVMSHTLIYVPSYFDYVRLRNYFKKEELSFVHICEYTSKSGISRARQFFLKGVKQFLIFTERFHFYKRYSIRGIRNLIFYELPTYPHFYSEVCNMMKLAVSEEEATLTCTVLYSKYDAQKVAAVVGVDRAAQMLQSSKNVHLFVTGETE; via the exons GGTTTCTGGGAAAGAAAAACCAACTCAAATCTGTGAACTG TCAGACACTTCTGAGCAGTCGAACTCAGAAAGTGACACAGAGAATGATTCTGAACAAGCCTCAGTATATCACAAGTTACTGGCCACCTTAAAAACTGCTCCATATTCGGACAGTGAGGATGATGAAGATGAATCAGAAGGAGGAAGCAACAAAGGTGATGCAGAAGTGGGCAGTGATGATGAGTACgaagaagatgagggagaagtGGAGGACGAAGACAATGACAGCAATGCGCCTGACCCCCCAGAATCAG ATCAAGAAGCACCACTGCAGAAAAACAGCCAAGAGGAACCTGGAGATCCAGAGGCTTCTAGCGACCTAAAACATGAAGCTACTGAAGAATTCACAGACGTGCAGCACGAATCTGAGTTTAGCCTGGAAACCAATTTCATAGAAGAAGAGTGCGGTGATCCTtctgcagatggaaaagaaagcaGTGGTTCTGCAGATATTGCAAAAG ATCCATTTAAGTGTCATGTCgaagaagaactggaagaaaAACAAATAGATAAAATTCTTGCATGCTCAAAATCTACCAGCCAAGTCAAG TGGCCAGCACTGGGTCAGTTAGTTTTTTCTTCAAAATTGGAGAAGTTCGGAATGGTTAAGCCAGACAAAGAAGTTGATTTGAAACGGCTTCATCTTCGAAAGCCTTTAGCATCTGCTTGGCCTAAAGTCAACAGCCCATTCCTTTCCACACAGGTGAAATCAAAAGAGCAGCCATTTACTCTACTGCAGAAAGAGCTTTTCTGCATCATGAATTCATACAAGGACTTGTTCTACCCAGAGAGGACTGCTTTAAGCAACGGGGAAGAAGTCCGTCAAGTCTACTGCCTGCATGCCCTGAACCACGTCTTGAAGGCAAATGCCCAAGTACTTGGCAATAATGCCAAGCGAAGGGACCAAAAACCTGGGACTGACGATGATAGCTTCAGAGATCAAGGACTCACAAGACCAAAG GTGTTGATAGTGGTGCCCTTCCGGGAATCAGCTTTACGCGTGGTGCAGATTTTCATCAGCCTCCTTGAATCGACAAGTCAAAAGAAAATTGATGTTAGTAACAAAAAGCGGTTCAAGGGGGAGTTTGGCTCAGATCCAGAAGAGAAACCGCCCAATCTGAAAAGGCCAGAAGATTATGAAGCTGTCTTTGCTGGGAACATTGATGACCACTTCAGGCTAG GTGTTTCTGTTCTTCAGAAGAGCATACGGCTGTACGCGCCTTTTTACTCCTCCGATATTATCATTGCATCTCCCCTTGGCCTGAGGACTGTTATTGGAGCTGAGGGAGAGAACAAGAGAGACTATGATTTCCTCTCGTCTATAGAAATTCTTATCATCGATGAGGCCGACATCTACCTCATGCAGAACTGGGAGCATGTTTTG CACCTGATGAACCACATTAACCTGTTGCCTTTGGAGTCTCATGGGGTGGATTTCTCGCGGGTGCGAATGTTCAGTCTGAACAACTGGTCCAAGTATTATCGGCAGACGCTGCTGTTCAGCGCCCTCCAGGATCCACAGATCAACTCCATCTTCAATAAGCACTGCTTCAATTACAGGGGGCAG GTAGCGGTAAGGAACATACCTCTGAAGGGCTCTATCAGCCACGTTGTAGTACAGCTTCCACATGTTTTTCGCAAGCTGGAAGCAGAAAATTCCATTTCTGCAATAGATGCCAG GTTTCATTTTTTCATTGAGAAAGTGTTGCCTGAGAATCGCGATGCCGTCATGTCGCACACACTCATCTACGTCCCGTCGTATTTTGATTATGTGCGCCTTCGGAACTACTTCAAGAAGGAGGAGTTGAGTTTTGTGCACATCTGTGAATACACCAGTAAATCTGGCATTTCCAGAGCGAGGCAATTCTTCCTAAAGGGAGTGAAGCAATTTCTGATTTTCACGGAGCGTTTCCACTTTTATAAAAG GTACTCAATTAGAGGCATCCGGAACCTTATTTTTTACGAACTGCCCACCTATCCCCATTTCTATAGTGAGGTCTGCAATATGATGAAGCTGGCAGTCAGCGAGGAAGAGGCTACCTTGACCTGCACAGTGCTTTACTCAAAATACGATGCTCAAAAGGTGGCTGCGGTGGTGGGTGTTGACCGGGCGGCCCAAATGCTCCAGTCTTCCAAAAATGTGCACCTTTTTGTCACTGGAGAAACAGAGTGA